A window of Cohnella herbarum contains these coding sequences:
- a CDS encoding SDR family oxidoreductase, protein MGKSIAITGASTGIGLSTALLFARNGWTVYAGTRNLERDRGLYGGEANLNFVEMEVTSPDSLQRAFGQIGQSQDRLDVLFCNAGFGYLRALGQAPMEEIQRVFDTNVYGVINTIQAALPLLRQSEAGHIIATSSVGGLVGQPFNEIYCASKFAVEGLLESMATYYKPLFNIDITLLEPGAIATAFTQTVFNHLGSTGGLLEDEYRPLIDAYIEQFSKRNSIPQTSESVAELVLDLVNREVKPLRLRTSDAAERFAAHKTETDPTGIEGVAKVRKLQLGLPN, encoded by the coding sequence ATGGGGAAATCGATCGCAATTACAGGGGCATCTACCGGAATCGGGCTGTCGACGGCCCTTCTGTTCGCGAGAAACGGTTGGACCGTATACGCGGGCACGCGGAACTTGGAACGGGATCGCGGATTGTACGGGGGCGAGGCGAATTTGAACTTCGTGGAAATGGAAGTGACCAGCCCCGATTCTTTGCAACGGGCTTTCGGGCAGATCGGACAATCGCAAGACCGGTTGGACGTTCTCTTCTGCAATGCCGGATTCGGTTATTTGCGGGCATTGGGTCAAGCCCCCATGGAAGAAATACAACGCGTCTTCGATACTAACGTCTACGGCGTCATTAACACGATCCAAGCAGCGCTTCCTCTTCTGCGCCAATCCGAAGCAGGACATATCATCGCGACTTCGAGCGTTGGCGGGTTGGTCGGCCAGCCCTTCAACGAAATATATTGCGCCAGCAAATTCGCCGTAGAAGGACTGCTTGAAAGTATGGCCACTTATTATAAACCGTTATTCAACATCGATATTACGTTGCTTGAGCCCGGCGCCATCGCTACCGCGTTCACCCAAACGGTCTTTAATCACCTCGGCAGTACGGGAGGCCTTCTGGAAGACGAATACAGACCGCTTATCGATGCTTATATCGAACAGTTCTCCAAACGAAATTCAATTCCGCAAACTTCCGAATCCGTCGCCGAGCTCGTGTTGGATTTAGTAAACAGGGAGGTCAAACCGCTTAGGCTGCGCACGTCGGATGCCGCGGAGAGGTTTGCCGCCCATAAGACGGAAACGGATCCTACCGGCATCGAGGGAGTAGCCAAAGTCCGGAAGCTTCAGCTAGGCTTGCCCAACTAA
- a CDS encoding iron-containing alcohol dehydrogenase, producing MNAFELYNPTKLIFGADKVKQLGELVKPYGTRILLVYGGGSIKKSGLYDDVLFRLNEIGATVHELPGIEPNPRLTTVNKGIDICRTENIEFVLAVGGGSVLDAAKAIAAGAKHGGDVWDFTIHRATIQDALPIGTVLTLAATGSEMNGNAVISNWETKQKRGMGSKLIYPKFSILDPKLTYTVPVDQTVNGIVDIMSHVFEQYFSLTTDIPLQERFAESILLTVIENGEKAIADGTDYDARANLLLAGTYALNGTLPTGVTTDWATHGIEHEVSAIYDIAHGAGLAILFPNWMKHVYKERVGKFVQYALRVWHVDPQGKNDEEIALEGIEATRAYFTRIGAPATLRELGINDEHLDRMAEEATQFGPIGSFKQLTKDDVVSILTASL from the coding sequence ATGAACGCATTCGAGTTGTATAATCCGACTAAGCTGATCTTCGGAGCGGATAAGGTTAAGCAGCTTGGCGAATTAGTTAAACCGTACGGCACGCGGATCTTGCTCGTATACGGCGGAGGAAGCATTAAGAAATCGGGTCTTTACGACGACGTCCTGTTCCGGCTGAACGAAATCGGAGCAACCGTTCACGAGCTCCCGGGAATCGAGCCGAATCCGCGCCTAACTACGGTTAACAAGGGGATCGACATTTGCCGTACGGAGAATATCGAGTTCGTTCTAGCGGTCGGAGGCGGCAGCGTGCTCGATGCGGCGAAAGCCATCGCCGCAGGCGCCAAGCATGGAGGAGACGTCTGGGACTTCACGATTCATCGCGCGACCATTCAAGACGCGTTGCCGATCGGTACCGTGCTGACACTGGCGGCGACCGGGTCCGAAATGAACGGGAATGCCGTCATCTCCAACTGGGAGACGAAGCAGAAGCGGGGGATGGGCAGCAAGCTCATCTATCCGAAATTTTCTATCCTTGATCCGAAGCTTACCTATACCGTGCCGGTTGATCAAACGGTCAACGGCATCGTTGATATCATGTCGCACGTGTTCGAGCAATATTTCAGCTTAACGACGGATATTCCCTTGCAAGAGCGGTTTGCCGAATCTATCCTGCTTACGGTTATCGAGAACGGAGAGAAGGCGATCGCGGACGGCACGGATTACGACGCGCGCGCTAATCTGCTGCTCGCGGGGACTTACGCCTTGAACGGCACTTTGCCTACGGGAGTTACAACCGACTGGGCAACGCACGGGATCGAGCATGAAGTGAGCGCGATCTATGATATCGCTCACGGTGCGGGATTGGCGATTCTATTCCCGAATTGGATGAAACATGTCTATAAGGAACGAGTAGGCAAGTTCGTCCAATATGCCTTGCGCGTGTGGCATGTCGATCCGCAAGGAAAGAACGACGAAGAAATCGCGCTGGAAGGCATCGAAGCGACTCGCGCGTACTTCACGCGGATCGGCGCGCCTGCCACTCTAAGGGAACTGGGCATTAACGACGAGCACCTGGATCGGATGGCCGAGGAGGCCACGCAATTCGGTCCGATCGGTTCCTTTAAGCAACTGACGAAGGACGATGTCGTCAGCATCCTGACCGCGAGTTTGTAA
- a CDS encoding MFS transporter — translation MKESLWSRNFILLILSNLFLFLALEMLLPTLPIFAKDKGGTDTEVGLIIGLFTFSAVFLRLFVGVASDKFGKKGLLIAGVAICLIGTASYLAAATIAVMLALRIVHGVGFGISTTLYGTVASDIIPASRRGEGLGIFGTGNAVAISIGPFLGIWLMESFGFPTMFIVGAVILALAGILTAFVKSDSSVPGDSAARRITAEPMPWWHRFIEPKALMPSLLGLLMGLSFGGILSFITLFGKETGVQNIGYFFLVVALSEFLIRFVSGRIFDTKGRFWVLFPSAVLCIIGCILLYFTDTTAMLMVSGVFYGAGLGAMFPALQAWVIDRVEPHRRGVATATFYNAFDLGIGFGAIVLGFVVAWTNYATMYLTSSVFFIAFLVIYSIYEQRLKQGRWNETESPRKQAV, via the coding sequence TTGAAGGAATCGCTTTGGTCCAGAAATTTTATTTTGCTGATCTTATCGAACTTATTTTTATTTCTTGCCTTAGAGATGTTGCTGCCTACGCTTCCGATATTCGCCAAGGATAAGGGAGGCACAGATACGGAAGTAGGGCTCATCATCGGGCTGTTTACGTTCTCGGCGGTATTCCTGCGTCTATTCGTCGGAGTTGCTTCGGATAAGTTCGGCAAGAAAGGGCTGCTGATCGCCGGAGTGGCGATTTGTCTGATCGGGACGGCGAGTTATCTTGCGGCCGCCACGATCGCGGTCATGCTCGCGCTGCGTATCGTGCACGGGGTCGGATTCGGAATTTCCACGACGCTGTACGGTACCGTTGCTTCCGACATCATCCCCGCTTCGCGGCGGGGCGAGGGTCTCGGGATTTTCGGAACGGGAAACGCGGTCGCGATATCGATCGGACCTTTCCTTGGCATTTGGCTAATGGAATCGTTCGGATTTCCAACGATGTTCATCGTAGGAGCGGTTATTTTAGCGTTAGCGGGAATATTGACCGCATTCGTAAAGAGCGATTCGAGTGTGCCCGGGGACAGTGCTGCTCGGAGGATAACGGCGGAGCCTATGCCATGGTGGCACCGGTTCATAGAGCCGAAGGCGCTTATGCCCTCCTTGCTCGGTTTGTTAATGGGGCTGTCCTTCGGAGGAATACTCAGCTTCATTACCTTGTTCGGCAAGGAAACAGGCGTGCAGAACATCGGCTACTTCTTCCTGGTGGTCGCTTTGAGCGAGTTCTTGATTCGGTTCGTTAGCGGCAGGATCTTCGATACGAAAGGTCGCTTCTGGGTGTTGTTTCCATCGGCGGTTTTATGCATCATCGGATGTATTCTGCTGTATTTTACCGATACTACGGCCATGCTGATGGTATCGGGCGTATTCTATGGCGCAGGTCTAGGGGCGATGTTCCCGGCATTGCAGGCTTGGGTCATCGACAGGGTGGAGCCGCATCGCAGGGGCGTAGCGACCGCGACCTTCTACAACGCGTTCGATCTAGGCATCGGCTTCGGGGCGATCGTACTCGGCTTCGTGGTCGCCTGGACGAATTACGCAACGATGTATTTGACCTCCAGCGTTTTCTTCATCGCGTTCTTGGTCATTTATTCTATCTACGAGCAACGCTTGAAGCAGGGACGATGGAACGAAACCGAAAGTCCGCGGAAGCAAGCCGTATAG
- a CDS encoding methyl-accepting chemotaxis protein translates to MVFNETLHRRNTLLVKVIWGMLVLGIVVDVLTDAPTSSIIVLAIVGTLACGLATLLTYKRWLSEYVMYFISGIITVLTVLLIITGPVITTYSLVYINLAIMTLYSNSKSIAFSGLSGAAVTICFFLSSYKDELFGDSDPFTMLMYLVLIAVPLYASAKFSERLQSEASSQREQAVIERNRAQGIVDNVSASLSTLNEFSSNLKANMTSTSTISKDVTAAFSEVTSGLETQTSSITDISEAIRFIGQEVASLADRSTGMKELADLSVSLANVGSQDAAALELHMSHVNETIGTSAMLMNELNEHNKKIGDIVSAIKAISYQTNLLALNAAIEAARAGEHGKGFAVVSQEIRKLAESSKQSTEQIESILDRISSKTTEAVDQVLQGQQNVEESSAAVRKVAEIMRSLSDGSNNVERQSGEVNRSADDLLRQYNKITDQIVTIAGTTAQNMASIQEMSASMITQDTRLGDIAESFLQLDKLASDLTKMTER, encoded by the coding sequence TTGGTTTTCAATGAAACGTTGCATCGCAGAAATACGCTTCTCGTGAAAGTAATATGGGGAATGCTCGTTCTCGGAATAGTCGTCGACGTGCTGACCGATGCTCCTACCAGTTCCATAATCGTGCTTGCGATCGTGGGCACCCTAGCTTGCGGACTGGCCACGTTGCTTACTTACAAGCGTTGGCTTTCCGAATACGTCATGTATTTTATATCCGGGATCATTACGGTTCTCACCGTATTGTTGATTATCACGGGACCTGTCATTACGACTTACTCCCTCGTCTATATCAATCTCGCGATCATGACCTTGTACAGTAATTCCAAGTCGATCGCTTTCTCGGGATTGTCGGGCGCTGCGGTTACGATTTGCTTCTTCCTAAGCTCCTATAAAGATGAATTGTTCGGAGATTCGGATCCGTTCACGATGCTCATGTATTTAGTGCTCATCGCCGTTCCTCTTTACGCTTCGGCCAAATTCAGCGAAAGATTGCAATCCGAAGCTTCCTCTCAGCGGGAACAAGCCGTCATCGAACGCAATCGGGCTCAGGGAATCGTCGACAACGTCTCGGCTTCCCTCTCCACCCTGAATGAATTCAGCTCGAATCTGAAAGCGAACATGACCTCGACCAGTACGATATCCAAAGACGTGACCGCAGCTTTCTCCGAGGTCACATCCGGCCTTGAGACGCAAACTTCAAGCATAACGGACATTAGCGAAGCCATTCGTTTCATCGGACAAGAGGTCGCCTCTCTGGCCGACCGTTCAACCGGAATGAAAGAACTTGCGGATCTTTCCGTCTCTCTCGCGAACGTCGGCAGTCAAGATGCGGCAGCGCTCGAATTGCATATGAGCCACGTGAACGAAACGATCGGTACGTCCGCTATGCTGATGAACGAATTGAACGAGCACAATAAGAAGATCGGGGATATCGTCTCGGCAATCAAAGCCATTTCGTACCAGACGAATCTGCTCGCCCTTAACGCAGCCATAGAAGCAGCGCGCGCCGGGGAGCACGGTAAGGGATTCGCGGTCGTTTCCCAAGAAATCCGTAAGCTCGCCGAATCTTCCAAACAATCTACCGAGCAGATCGAGTCGATTCTCGATCGCATTAGCTCGAAGACGACCGAAGCCGTAGACCAGGTTTTACAAGGTCAACAAAATGTAGAGGAAAGCAGCGCCGCCGTCCGGAAGGTCGCGGAAATCATGCGTTCGCTGTCCGACGGTTCGAATAACGTCGAGCGGCAATCCGGCGAGGTCAACCGTTCCGCTGACGATCTGCTTCGGCAATACAATAAGATTACCGATCAAATCGTCACGATCGCAGGAACGACGGCTCAGAACATGGCGTCGATTCAAGAGATGTCCGCTAGCATGATTACGCAGGATACGCGACTCGGCGACATCGCGGAGAGTTTCCTGCAATTAGACAAGCTGGCCTCCGACTTAACCAAAATGACTGAACGTTAA
- a CDS encoding ArsR/SmtB family transcription factor — protein MDTTENGLLQVFEALANPHRLRIVASLREKRKYVSELAREINMSRPLLYMHLQRLETAGLVAGNLELSEDGKAMKYYELTEFDYRITPESITDAARKLNDRASSSLADGQISKEEEQ, from the coding sequence ATGGATACAACGGAGAACGGGTTGTTGCAGGTGTTCGAAGCGTTGGCCAATCCCCACCGGTTGCGCATCGTAGCTTCCTTGAGGGAGAAGCGCAAATACGTCAGCGAGCTTGCCAGGGAAATTAATATGAGCAGACCTCTCCTGTATATGCACTTGCAGAGATTGGAGACGGCGGGACTAGTGGCCGGGAATCTGGAGTTGTCGGAAGACGGTAAAGCGATGAAGTATTACGAATTAACCGAATTCGACTATCGCATCACGCCGGAGTCCATAACGGATGCGGCGCGCAAGTTGAACGATCGAGCATCCTCATCCCTAGCGGATGGTCAAATATCAAAGGAGGAAGAACAATAA
- a CDS encoding ABC transporter ATP-binding protein, which yields MSPQRSTARRLLSYALVYKYRILGALIILCSAVGAELGGPFIIKTIIDKHLAVRTDEMAPVLVLLALYIGLLIVAGFSNFTQSYLLQSTALRIIKNMRMDLMRHVQRIPLRYFDNTPIGQVVSRIANDTEAIRDLFMSFMATFVVSFVQLTGIFVALFLLDARLALYTLALPPLFALIMYIHLKYSKKYIAVMRARLSDMNAMINESIAVMPIIQAFRREKVTLEEFEKLNEDRYVNQVKQFRVFSLSSRNIVGTIGSLVTASVIWYFGRGSLQNELLEFGVFYAFIDYLGRVFNPIIGIFDQLTNAQRAFVSAEKVFAIMDMEGKEVEEAKEDRRPEGAVKFDDVTFAYNGDDNVLKGISFEARKGETVALVGHTGSGKSSIINLLLGFYEPGAGKITVDGTDITTLSKQELRQHMGIVLQDPYLFAGDIKFNVSLYNDRISLDQVKKALADVGASAFIEQLPHGYDEQVVERGSTLSSGQRQLISFARALAFDPSILILDEATASIDSETEGLIQRALKVVSEGRTTLIIAHRLSTIRDADQILVLHRGEIVERGTHNQLMALEGRYYKMYQLQKGEKASVSA from the coding sequence ATGAGTCCCCAGAGATCAACGGCGAGAAGGTTGCTTTCCTATGCCCTCGTCTACAAATACCGAATTTTAGGAGCCCTGATCATTCTTTGCTCCGCGGTCGGAGCAGAATTAGGCGGCCCCTTTATTATCAAGACGATTATTGATAAGCACTTAGCGGTACGCACGGACGAGATGGCCCCCGTACTCGTGCTGCTTGCCCTTTACATCGGACTTCTCATTGTTGCCGGCTTTAGCAATTTTACGCAATCCTATCTATTGCAGTCGACCGCGCTCAGAATCATTAAGAACATGCGAATGGATCTCATGAGGCACGTCCAAAGAATTCCGCTTCGGTACTTCGACAACACGCCGATCGGACAGGTCGTATCGCGCATCGCCAACGATACCGAAGCGATTCGCGATTTATTCATGAGCTTCATGGCCACGTTCGTCGTCAGCTTCGTTCAACTGACCGGCATATTCGTGGCGTTGTTCCTGCTAGACGCCCGTCTAGCCTTGTATACGTTAGCGCTGCCGCCGCTATTCGCGCTGATCATGTACATCCACCTGAAATACTCGAAGAAGTACATAGCCGTCATGCGCGCAAGGCTGAGCGATATGAATGCCATGATCAATGAATCGATCGCCGTTATGCCGATCATTCAGGCTTTCCGCCGGGAGAAAGTGACGCTGGAGGAATTCGAGAAGCTGAACGAGGACCGTTACGTGAACCAAGTTAAGCAGTTTCGCGTGTTTTCCCTGTCGTCGCGGAATATCGTGGGCACGATCGGGAGTCTCGTGACCGCATCCGTCATATGGTATTTCGGGCGCGGGTCGCTTCAGAACGAGTTGCTTGAATTCGGCGTATTCTATGCCTTCATCGATTACTTGGGCCGCGTTTTCAATCCGATCATCGGAATCTTCGACCAGCTTACGAATGCCCAGCGAGCGTTCGTGTCCGCGGAGAAGGTGTTCGCGATCATGGATATGGAGGGGAAGGAGGTCGAGGAGGCTAAGGAAGATCGGCGTCCGGAGGGCGCGGTGAAATTCGATGACGTCACGTTCGCATATAATGGCGACGACAACGTATTGAAGGGCATATCCTTCGAGGCGCGCAAGGGCGAAACGGTGGCGCTTGTCGGACATACGGGCTCCGGCAAAAGCTCTATCATCAATCTGCTGCTAGGCTTCTATGAACCGGGCGCGGGCAAGATCACCGTTGACGGTACCGACATCACGACGTTATCCAAGCAAGAGCTGCGTCAACATATGGGCATCGTGCTGCAGGATCCTTACTTATTCGCCGGGGATATTAAGTTTAACGTCAGCCTCTACAACGATCGGATTTCGTTAGACCAGGTGAAGAAGGCGTTAGCCGACGTGGGCGCGTCCGCCTTCATCGAGCAGCTTCCGCACGGCTATGACGAGCAGGTGGTGGAGCGGGGAAGCACGCTGTCTTCCGGCCAACGCCAGCTCATCTCCTTCGCGCGGGCATTGGCATTCGATCCGTCGATCCTCATTCTCGACGAAGCGACGGCCAGCATTGATAGCGAGACGGAAGGATTGATTCAACGAGCGCTTAAAGTCGTGAGCGAAGGCCGGACGACGCTGATCATCGCCCACAGGTTATCTACGATTCGAGACGCGGACCAGATCCTCGTGCTTCATCGCGGCGAGATCGTCGAACGGGGAACGCATAATCAGTTGATGGCCCTTGAAGGACGCTATTATAAAATGTATCAGCTGCAAAAAGGCGAGAAAGCTTCCGTATCCGCTTAG
- a CDS encoding ABC transporter ATP-binding protein, producing MSFVIRLKWFFKERWASYAVAIGLMTIVSMLSMIPPRLIGNTIDAIKLGTLTSAELNESVLLLLGLSLLLYVMVYIWITTLFGNSIIIEKKLRSRLLKHLSKMTPSFFQRNSTGQLMALATNDILAIGQTAGYGVMTLVNTLVGASVVIVMMLSFISAKLMIAALIPLPLLVLVISKLGSKVRGRFMAAQESFGRMNDHVLESISGIRVIRSYVQENHDLGAFDKMTTDVMNKNKRVSILNALFQPLISIIVGTSYTIGIAYGSYLVFHDEITLGQLVSFNIYLGMLIWPMISFGEFINVLQRGSASAGRLGTVLEEKADMQDAPDPVRMDVPTAIEMKSLTFTYPTANHPSLDKVSFRLQRGETLGVVGKTGSGKSTLLKQLLRQYPIDKEKLFVSHVPVENIALDQMKQWIAYVPQEHLLLSKTIRENIALGKPDATSEEIARAIEMASFTQDIAQMPEGLETIVGENGVMLSGGQKQRLAIARALLIDSEILLLDDSLSAVDARTESRIIGHIRRERAGKTTLITTHRLSAVSHANWILVLDEGRIREEGTHEQLMLLGGWYKEQWERQQMEASLEE from the coding sequence TTGTCTTTCGTTATTCGCTTGAAATGGTTTTTCAAGGAAAGATGGGCCAGCTACGCGGTCGCGATTGGTTTAATGACCATTGTCAGCATGTTATCCATGATCCCGCCGAGATTGATAGGGAATACGATAGATGCGATCAAGCTAGGGACGCTAACGTCGGCTGAGCTTAACGAATCCGTTCTTCTACTGCTGGGTCTTTCGCTTCTGCTGTACGTTATGGTCTACATATGGATAACGACCTTGTTCGGCAATTCCATAATAATAGAGAAGAAGCTAAGGTCCAGATTGCTGAAGCATCTGTCGAAAATGACCCCGTCGTTCTTCCAGCGCAATAGCACGGGACAGCTGATGGCTCTTGCGACGAACGATATTCTGGCGATCGGCCAAACGGCCGGTTACGGCGTCATGACGCTCGTCAATACGCTCGTGGGCGCATCGGTCGTCATCGTCATGATGCTAAGCTTCATTAGCGCGAAGCTGATGATTGCCGCGCTTATTCCGTTGCCTCTTCTCGTACTCGTCATTAGCAAGCTGGGCTCCAAGGTGAGAGGACGATTTATGGCGGCGCAGGAATCTTTCGGGCGCATGAACGATCATGTGCTGGAATCGATCTCGGGCATCCGGGTCATTCGCTCCTACGTGCAGGAAAATCACGATCTGGGCGCCTTCGACAAAATGACGACGGACGTTATGAACAAGAACAAACGGGTATCGATCCTTAATGCGCTATTCCAGCCGCTTATCTCGATAATCGTCGGAACGAGCTATACGATCGGGATCGCTTACGGCTCTTATTTGGTCTTTCATGATGAGATAACGCTAGGGCAGTTGGTTTCGTTCAATATTTATTTAGGAATGCTGATCTGGCCGATGATCTCTTTCGGCGAATTCATTAACGTCTTGCAGCGGGGGAGCGCATCCGCGGGTCGGTTGGGAACCGTATTGGAGGAAAAGGCGGACATGCAAGATGCCCCTGATCCGGTTCGGATGGACGTTCCTACCGCGATCGAGATGAAGTCGCTCACCTTCACATATCCGACCGCCAATCACCCGAGTCTGGATAAGGTATCGTTCCGGCTTCAACGAGGAGAGACGTTAGGAGTCGTCGGCAAAACCGGAAGCGGGAAGAGCACGCTGCTCAAGCAATTGCTGCGGCAGTATCCGATCGATAAGGAGAAGCTTTTCGTATCCCACGTCCCCGTCGAGAATATCGCGCTGGACCAGATGAAACAATGGATCGCTTACGTTCCTCAGGAGCATCTTCTGTTATCCAAGACAATCAGAGAGAATATCGCGTTGGGTAAGCCGGATGCAACATCGGAAGAGATCGCGCGAGCGATCGAGATGGCATCCTTCACGCAAGATATCGCCCAGATGCCCGAGGGATTGGAGACGATCGTCGGCGAGAACGGGGTGATGCTATCCGGCGGACAGAAGCAACGGCTCGCCATCGCCCGCGCCTTGCTGATCGATTCGGAAATTTTGTTGTTGGACGATTCGTTGTCCGCGGTCGATGCCCGGACGGAGAGTCGGATTATCGGACACATCCGCAGGGAGCGCGCCGGCAAGACGACTTTGATCACGACGCACCGCCTGTCCGCCGTCAGCCACGCCAATTGGATTCTCGTGCTCGACGAAGGACGTATCCGGGAAGAAGGCACACACGAGCAATTAATGCTGCTTGGCGGCTGGTATAAGGAGCAGTGGGAGCGCCAGCAGATGGAAGCAAGCTTGGAGGAATAG
- a CDS encoding lipocalin family protein — protein MDRPRATITIPKDAAAHPESNLEWWYCYAFVNGSGGKRYALMISFFRVGELPRLKGHYLIYSLIRLDDPRFIARSMLDRSLTVQMTGLYLPSYFLFKPGDAHTWEQYGTLLQGKLPPPHAWTQDVSVRSRPTSLRYGRAAELIFKDDKSQEFTLRIHDREARIELDFSPCKPLTVVDEIGTLNGLYYYSSTRNTVKGRIHHEEGSEQLSGEGWFDHQWGRNYELLKGEGWNWFGLQLDDGRELLISQMHVAKTDSPPAPPTALLILKDRAMITVNNIKMQPLRYWNSDKSGMTYPIEWHVTIPHYRIELHVCPVIDNQEMPIVGPIRAIWEGACTVTGIDHGNHARIKGRGFVELAGYAKYVKYAKP, from the coding sequence ATGGACCGTCCAAGAGCAACGATAACGATTCCGAAAGACGCCGCTGCCCACCCGGAGTCCAATCTGGAGTGGTGGTACTGTTATGCGTTCGTTAACGGAAGCGGCGGAAAACGATATGCGTTGATGATTTCCTTCTTTCGCGTCGGGGAGCTTCCTCGGCTTAAAGGGCATTATTTGATCTACTCCCTCATTCGACTGGACGACCCGAGGTTCATCGCCCGTTCGATGTTAGATCGATCGTTAACGGTTCAGATGACCGGGCTGTACCTTCCGTCGTATTTTTTGTTCAAGCCGGGCGACGCGCATACCTGGGAGCAATACGGGACGCTGCTTCAAGGAAAGCTGCCTCCCCCGCATGCTTGGACCCAAGACGTATCCGTCCGCTCCCGCCCGACATCCCTTCGCTACGGGCGTGCGGCCGAGCTTATTTTCAAAGACGATAAGAGCCAAGAGTTCACGCTCCGAATACACGATCGCGAAGCTCGCATCGAGCTTGATTTCTCGCCCTGCAAGCCTCTGACCGTCGTGGACGAGATCGGCACGTTAAACGGTCTCTATTATTACTCCTCCACCCGAAATACCGTTAAGGGACGTATTCATCATGAGGAAGGTTCCGAGCAATTATCGGGGGAAGGGTGGTTCGACCATCAGTGGGGCAGAAATTACGAACTGCTCAAGGGCGAAGGTTGGAATTGGTTCGGGCTTCAACTGGACGACGGACGAGAGCTGCTCATCAGTCAAATGCACGTAGCCAAAACCGATTCGCCTCCTGCGCCTCCCACCGCACTGTTAATCCTTAAAGATCGGGCGATGATCACCGTAAATAACATCAAAATGCAACCGCTCAGATATTGGAATAGCGACAAGTCGGGCATGACATACCCGATAGAATGGCATGTGACTATCCCCCATTACCGAATCGAATTGCATGTTTGCCCCGTCATCGACAATCAGGAAATGCCCATCGTCGGCCCGATTCGGGCCATATGGGAAGGAGCCTGCACCGTAACCGGTATCGACCATGGAAACCATGCTCGAATCAAAGGCAGAGGATTCGTCGAACTGGCCGGATACGCCAAATACGTCAAATACGCCAAGCCTTAA
- a CDS encoding DUF6509 family protein, which translates to MLTISEYSVELVKDPFKILTGKRYEFLIDLDLDEDDDLYSEKGIYVKAVYKVDGEQGSIVNYDLIEKSTDRLLDFDLETEEEEALAAFCKEHYSEGE; encoded by the coding sequence ATGCTTACGATTAGCGAATACAGCGTGGAACTGGTCAAGGATCCTTTCAAGATATTGACGGGCAAACGTTACGAGTTTTTGATCGATCTCGATCTTGATGAGGACGACGACCTCTACTCCGAGAAAGGGATATACGTGAAGGCCGTTTACAAGGTGGACGGGGAACAAGGAAGCATCGTGAATTACGATCTCATCGAGAAGTCGACGGATCGCCTTCTGGACTTCGATCTGGAGACCGAAGAGGAAGAAGCGTTGGCGGCCTTCTGCAAAGAGCATTACTCGGAAGGCGAATAA
- a CDS encoding tyrosine-protein phosphatase codes for MSILTAEQRQQRIVKLDGAFNMRDLGGYSAENGRTTRWGRFFRADGLHKLTHDDKQRFAEREVRTVVDLRHAQELERSPNVFAGSGEVAYHNVDLINPAAVSRPLIRSLGDMYVGMLDDSQASLRQVFELLALETEDAAVYHCAAGKDRTGVVSGILLDLAGVSAETIVNDYKLTAECIAPIMDELRQGKPEAVPEEIYERFLGCDGENMVMMLDHLHTRYGGAGQYLLAIGLAKEQVEGLKRKLLED; via the coding sequence ATGAGCATACTTACTGCGGAACAAAGGCAACAACGGATCGTAAAGTTGGACGGCGCGTTTAATATGCGGGACTTGGGCGGATACTCCGCGGAAAACGGAAGGACGACTCGTTGGGGGCGATTCTTTAGGGCCGACGGCCTTCACAAGCTGACGCATGACGACAAACAACGTTTCGCGGAGCGCGAAGTCCGTACGGTCGTGGATTTGCGTCATGCTCAAGAGCTTGAGCGTTCCCCGAACGTATTCGCGGGCTCCGGAGAGGTTGCCTATCACAACGTCGATCTGATCAATCCGGCGGCGGTTTCCCGTCCGTTGATCAGAAGCTTAGGGGATATGTACGTAGGCATGCTGGACGATTCCCAAGCATCCCTTCGTCAGGTGTTCGAGCTGTTGGCGCTGGAGACGGAGGATGCCGCGGTATATCACTGCGCGGCGGGGAAAGACCGGACGGGCGTCGTGTCGGGAATTCTCCTCGACTTGGCCGGAGTGTCCGCGGAGACGATCGTTAACGATTACAAGCTGACGGCGGAATGCATCGCCCCGATTATGGACGAATTGCGCCAAGGGAAACCGGAGGCGGTACCGGAAGAAATATACGAGCGGTTTCTTGGATGCGATGGGGAAAACATGGTCATGATGCTGGACCACCTTCATACGCGCTACGGCGGCGCGGGGCAATATTTGCTCGCCATCGGTCTGGCGAAGGAGCAAGTCGAAGGTTTGAAGCGCAAGCTTCTGGAAGATTAG